The Niallia alba genome includes a window with the following:
- a CDS encoding MBL fold metallo-hydrolase encodes MEYKQVPLGPIQTNCYLVWNENKDCLVIDPGANGEKLIKIIQELEVSPIAILLTHAHFDHIGAVEDVRTEYSIPVYVHSKEEEWLINPKLNGSEAFRLPNPIVARPAEHFLDENPSMTIGDFTFQVMETPGHSPGSVTFYFKKENWAFVGDALFYESIGRTDLVGGNQRTLLNSIHEKLLNLPEETLVLSGHGRKTTIEHEMDHNPYINGF; translated from the coding sequence ATGGAATATAAACAAGTTCCTTTAGGGCCAATCCAAACGAATTGTTATTTAGTATGGAACGAAAATAAGGATTGTTTAGTGATAGACCCTGGTGCAAATGGGGAAAAGTTAATTAAGATAATTCAGGAGTTAGAGGTATCTCCTATAGCGATTCTTTTAACACATGCACATTTTGATCATATTGGCGCAGTTGAAGATGTTAGAACAGAGTATAGCATTCCTGTTTATGTACATAGCAAAGAAGAAGAATGGTTAATTAACCCGAAATTAAATGGAAGTGAAGCATTTAGACTTCCGAATCCTATTGTAGCGAGACCTGCTGAGCATTTCTTAGATGAAAACCCAAGCATGACAATCGGTGATTTTACATTTCAAGTGATGGAGACACCAGGGCATTCTCCAGGTAGTGTTACGTTTTATTTTAAAAAAGAGAATTGGGCATTTGTTGGAGATGCGCTTTTTTATGAAAGTATTGGCAGGACAGATTTAGTTGGCGGAAACCAAAGAACTTTACTAAATAGTATTCATGAGAAGTTATTGAATTTGCCAGAAGAAACATTGGTTCTGTCAGGTCATGGTAGAAAAACGACAATTGAGCATGAAATGGATCATAATCCATATATAAATGGGTTTTAA
- a CDS encoding helix-turn-helix transcriptional regulator gives MENTLKVTNVLSDPTRFYIYQYITKRHQDVTVQEIADEFSIHPNVARLHLSKLEDVRMLHSETKKTGKGGRPSRLYRLSDEVIQFSFPFRDYQLLSNILLKTLESLGAEGSKALYETGKTFGKEMMEHEIARFTNNTAILSNEDKLRLLQNASLMTGQLPALEWNDDQTSLYFEIYNCPFKEVALEHKDKVCTMHQSFFTGMFEALFTDVQLIEKQNIISGCDQCAYKTIVQ, from the coding sequence ATGGAAAATACACTAAAAGTTACGAATGTATTATCTGATCCAACTCGTTTCTATATTTATCAGTACATTACTAAAAGGCATCAAGATGTTACTGTTCAGGAAATTGCGGATGAATTCTCCATTCATCCAAACGTAGCTCGCTTGCATTTATCTAAATTAGAAGATGTAAGAATGCTGCACTCGGAAACAAAGAAAACGGGTAAAGGTGGTCGTCCAAGCAGATTATATCGCTTATCAGATGAAGTCATTCAATTTAGCTTTCCGTTTCGAGACTACCAATTATTAAGCAATATTTTGTTGAAAACGCTCGAAAGCCTTGGAGCAGAGGGAAGCAAAGCGCTTTATGAAACAGGAAAAACATTTGGTAAGGAAATGATGGAGCATGAGATTGCCCGTTTTACAAACAATACAGCAATATTATCTAATGAAGATAAACTGCGTTTATTACAAAATGCGAGTTTAATGACAGGACAATTACCTGCACTAGAATGGAACGACGATCAAACCTCTTTATATTTCGAAATATATAACTGCCCATTTAAAGAAGTAGCCCTAGAGCATAAGGATAAAGTTTGTACGATGCATCAATCCTTCTTTACTGGAATGTTTGAAGCATTGTTTACAGATGTTCAGTTAATTGAAAAACAAAACATTATTAGTGGCTGTGATCAATGCGCCTACAAAACCATCGTTCAATAA
- the comGA gene encoding competence type IV pilus ATPase ComGA: protein MLSIEALANRIIRDAVEQNATDIHITPRQKESILQLRIANRLLTRLVISSVECDKLISHFKFTASMDIGERRKPQNGSISTTVNGQYIGLRLSTLPSHPHESLVIRVLTDQNMLPIYHISLFPNISRKLISLLKHAHGLIILTGPTGSGKTTTLYSLLNENAHLYQRNVISLEDPIEKTQENVLQIQVNEKAGITYSTGLKAILRHDPDIIMVGEIRDKETAHIAIRASLTGHLVLTTMHTRDAKGAIHRLLEFGIKETEIEQTLIAVTAQRLVEIVCPFCDDGCSPSCYRLNDRLKRSTVFEMITGRKIPAILYNQTDSLTNNYKSLGEIICKGIALGYIKKGEYERWIYDEKK from the coding sequence GTGTTATCTATTGAAGCACTAGCAAATCGGATTATACGTGATGCAGTAGAGCAGAACGCTACTGATATTCACATAACCCCAAGGCAAAAGGAATCCATCCTTCAATTACGGATTGCTAATCGTTTGCTTACTAGATTAGTAATATCATCTGTGGAATGTGACAAATTAATTTCCCACTTCAAATTTACGGCCTCTATGGATATTGGCGAAAGAAGAAAACCGCAAAATGGTTCTATTTCCACAACAGTCAATGGTCAGTATATTGGTTTACGTTTATCGACCTTACCATCCCATCCCCATGAAAGCTTAGTAATTCGTGTACTTACCGATCAAAATATGCTCCCAATCTATCACATCTCCTTATTTCCGAATATTTCGCGTAAATTAATTTCCTTGTTAAAGCACGCTCATGGATTAATAATTCTCACCGGTCCGACTGGATCAGGGAAAACGACAACACTCTATTCCCTCTTAAATGAAAATGCACATCTTTATCAACGAAATGTTATTAGTTTAGAAGATCCAATTGAAAAAACACAGGAAAATGTTCTGCAAATCCAAGTTAATGAGAAAGCAGGAATTACGTATTCTACTGGCTTAAAAGCAATCCTACGTCATGATCCTGATATTATTATGGTTGGAGAAATCCGTGATAAAGAAACAGCACATATTGCAATAAGAGCGAGTTTAACAGGACATTTGGTGTTGACTACCATGCATACAAGGGATGCGAAAGGTGCGATTCATCGCTTATTGGAGTTTGGTATTAAGGAGACAGAAATTGAACAAACCTTAATTGCTGTTACTGCCCAAAGATTGGTCGAGATAGTATGTCCATTTTGTGATGATGGATGTTCGCCTAGCTGTTACCGTTTAAATGATCGTTTAAAGCGGTCAACCGTGTTTGAAATGATAACAGGACGTAAGATTCCTGCAATTCTTTATAATCAAACCGATAGTTTGACAAATAACTATAAATCATTAGGCGAGATTATTTGTAAAGGTATAGCATTAGGTTATATAAAGAAAGGGGAATATGAACGGTGGATTTATGATGAAAAAAAATAA
- a CDS encoding LTA synthase family protein: protein MFKKKIEWSKLSLITIATVLLWIKTNIAYITSFDIKIENWVQQFILIINPLSSLLFILGISMFFSAKNQKRYIFTSSLILSFVLYANVVFYRVYTDFLTLPLLFQTSNMSDLGSSVRELIHVTDILFFIDIILLAVIMKKKPSFLKIPKYTRVQQSIFYLFTISLAFFNLSLAETQRTQLLTRTFDRELLVKNIGTYNYQLYDIFLQTKTSAQRAFADGSELTDMLNYNQANYTEPNKDMFGIAKGKNVIMVSLESTQSFTVNREVNGEEISPFLNEFIKDSFYFENFYHQTGQGKTSDSEFIVENSLYPLSRGAVFFTHSGNEYQAAPEILSENGYFTASLHANNKSFWNRDIMYQSLGYERFYEINDYDVNEENSVGWGLKDIDFFEQSIAHLKEMPQPFYSKFITLTNHFPFELDEEDKLIEPLTTGSRTLNNFIPTVRYQDEALKIFIERLKEEGLYENSIIVLYGDHNGISENHNKAMSELLGEEVTPFVSTQLQRVPFAIHIPGMEGKTISTVSGQMDIKPTLLHLLGIETKNDIQFGSDLFSKDNDQFVVLRDGSFITEDYVYTKEVCYDRATGEAVDGNACEAYIEQANLELQYSDSIIYGDLLRFYDKEKGMLDMIE, encoded by the coding sequence TTGTTTAAGAAAAAAATAGAATGGTCTAAGCTATCACTTATAACGATTGCAACAGTTTTACTATGGATTAAAACAAATATTGCATATATTACTAGCTTTGATATTAAAATTGAAAATTGGGTTCAACAATTTATCTTAATTATTAACCCTTTAAGCTCGTTATTGTTTATTTTGGGAATATCCATGTTTTTCTCAGCGAAAAATCAAAAAAGATATATATTCACCTCTAGTTTGATTCTCTCTTTTGTATTATATGCGAATGTAGTTTTTTATCGCGTCTATACAGACTTTTTAACCCTCCCGCTTCTATTTCAAACTAGTAATATGAGCGATTTGGGGAGTAGTGTCAGGGAGTTAATTCATGTTACGGATATTCTTTTCTTTATTGATATTATTTTGCTTGCAGTAATAATGAAAAAGAAACCATCCTTTTTAAAGATTCCAAAATACACAAGAGTTCAGCAAAGTATTTTCTATTTATTTACGATTAGCTTAGCATTTTTTAATTTGAGTTTAGCAGAAACACAAAGAACACAGTTGTTAACAAGAACATTTGATCGAGAGCTTTTAGTAAAGAATATTGGTACTTACAACTACCAGCTATATGATATTTTTCTGCAAACAAAGACTTCTGCACAAAGAGCATTTGCAGATGGCAGTGAATTAACAGATATGCTTAACTATAATCAGGCGAATTATACTGAACCAAATAAGGACATGTTTGGAATCGCCAAAGGAAAAAACGTGATAATGGTAAGTTTGGAGTCTACTCAGAGCTTTACTGTAAATCGCGAAGTAAATGGGGAAGAGATTTCACCTTTCTTGAACGAATTTATTAAAGATAGTTTTTATTTTGAGAACTTTTACCATCAGACTGGACAGGGTAAAACATCTGACTCCGAATTTATTGTAGAAAATTCATTGTATCCTTTAAGCAGAGGGGCAGTTTTCTTTACTCATTCTGGAAATGAATATCAAGCAGCACCAGAAATTTTAAGCGAGAATGGCTATTTTACCGCATCTCTTCATGCAAATAATAAAAGTTTCTGGAATCGTGATATAATGTATCAAAGTCTAGGATATGAACGTTTTTATGAAATTAATGATTACGATGTAAATGAGGAAAACTCTGTCGGTTGGGGACTGAAAGATATTGATTTCTTTGAACAATCTATTGCGCATTTAAAAGAAATGCCTCAGCCTTTTTATAGTAAATTTATTACGCTGACAAATCATTTTCCTTTTGAACTAGATGAAGAAGACAAATTAATTGAGCCGCTAACAACAGGAAGCAGAACGCTTAATAATTTTATACCGACTGTTCGTTATCAGGATGAAGCCTTGAAAATCTTTATTGAAAGATTAAAAGAGGAAGGTCTCTATGAAAATAGTATTATTGTTTTATATGGAGACCATAATGGAATTTCTGAAAATCATAATAAAGCAATGAGTGAGTTATTAGGAGAAGAAGTGACTCCATTTGTAAGTACTCAATTGCAAAGAGTTCCATTTGCAATCCATATTCCAGGAATGGAAGGAAAAACAATCTCCACTGTATCGGGTCAAATGGATATTAAACCTACTCTACTTCATTTGTTAGGGATCGAGACTAAAAATGATATTCAATTTGGATCTGATCTATTCTCAAAAGACAATGACCAATTTGTTGTATTGCGAGACGGTAGCTTTATCACTGAAGATTATGTATATACAAAAGAGGTATGCTATGATCGAGCAACAGGAGAAGCGGTTGATGGAAATGCATGTGAGGCATATATCGAACAGGCGAATTTAGAATTGCAGTATTCCGATAGCATTATTTATGGAGACCTATTGCGTTTTTATGATAAAGAAAAAGGAATGCTTGATATGATAGAATAA
- a CDS encoding YqgQ family protein, with translation MQTIYDVQQFLKSYGTIIYVGDRVGDLQLMKSEIKELYHSQLIKEQEFDSAMRLLNHEIQHLTDEKNRGN, from the coding sequence ATGCAAACAATTTATGATGTACAACAGTTTCTAAAAAGTTATGGAACAATTATTTATGTAGGCGATCGAGTAGGCGATTTACAATTAATGAAATCGGAAATAAAAGAATTATATCATTCTCAATTAATAAAGGAACAAGAATTCGACTCTGCGATGCGCTTGCTTAATCATGAAATACAACATTTAACAGATGAGAAAAATAGGGGGAATTGA
- a CDS encoding rhomboid family protein: MEIEQYKYWRLVDFLVTECQYKIIYLSEDQQEIWLEEQSGAIKYPVIRLFRIDLDWSNWLSRDMERTSLNAERIRRTLRNRSLKVESMYITAFPPVDSFAHLIDKPFISADKKVEIKTVLLDRSIEEWELAGHTIADLNVVPDTEEERNAQIETYKEDVFTHIKQNEQEERQLFHFGKPFISYLFIAIQIIMFFLMEGSGGSTNSETLINWGAKVNYLIADGEWWRLITPIFLHIGILHLLMNSIALYYVGPLIERIFGNSRFLFIYLFAGFSGVFASYLLSPSLSAGASGAIFGCFGALLYFAWQFPKLFFRVMGWNVIIIIIINLIFGFTIQGIDNAGHIGGLVGGFLATAIVHFPKKKSWKIQLSALVMTLLLIGIGISYTASTAVLHRVDKSALNLVNNYINDEKYAQAEEVLNKVEFKNNENYYFLLSYIQLKNKEFAKAEENLQKTIALNPQFHEAYYNLAVVSLYNEDLTKAREYIQTAIELDENNLKYLRLWDKIKE, encoded by the coding sequence ATGGAGATAGAACAATATAAATATTGGAGATTAGTCGATTTTTTAGTGACTGAATGTCAGTATAAAATAATTTATCTATCAGAAGACCAACAAGAGATATGGCTAGAGGAGCAAAGCGGTGCAATAAAGTATCCCGTTATTCGTTTATTTCGTATTGATTTGGATTGGAGTAATTGGCTAAGTAGAGATATGGAAAGAACCTCATTAAATGCTGAAAGAATTAGACGTACATTGCGCAATCGCTCTCTTAAAGTGGAGAGTATGTATATAACAGCTTTTCCTCCTGTCGATTCCTTTGCACATTTAATTGATAAGCCATTTATTAGTGCGGATAAAAAAGTAGAAATTAAAACAGTCCTTCTCGATCGGTCTATCGAAGAATGGGAGTTAGCTGGACATACTATAGCTGACTTGAATGTCGTTCCTGATACAGAGGAAGAACGAAACGCACAAATTGAAACATATAAAGAAGATGTTTTTACCCATATAAAACAAAATGAACAAGAAGAAAGACAGCTGTTTCATTTTGGCAAACCTTTTATATCTTATCTTTTTATCGCTATTCAAATTATTATGTTTTTCTTAATGGAAGGAAGTGGGGGAAGTACCAACAGTGAAACGTTAATTAATTGGGGGGCAAAAGTAAATTATTTAATCGCCGATGGGGAATGGTGGCGACTAATAACGCCGATTTTCTTACATATTGGGATATTACATTTACTAATGAATTCGATTGCACTATATTATGTGGGACCATTAATTGAGCGGATTTTTGGAAACAGTCGATTCTTATTTATTTATCTATTTGCTGGGTTTAGTGGGGTATTTGCGAGCTATTTATTAAGTCCCTCTTTATCTGCTGGGGCAAGTGGTGCCATTTTTGGATGTTTTGGGGCTCTTCTTTATTTTGCCTGGCAATTTCCAAAGCTTTTTTTTCGCGTGATGGGATGGAATGTTATCATTATTATCATTATTAATCTTATTTTTGGATTTACTATTCAAGGAATCGATAATGCCGGCCATATTGGCGGTTTAGTAGGTGGATTTTTGGCGACTGCTATCGTCCATTTTCCCAAGAAAAAAAGCTGGAAAATCCAGCTCAGCGCTTTGGTTATGACCTTATTACTGATAGGTATAGGGATTAGCTATACGGCGAGTACAGCTGTGTTACATAGAGTGGATAAATCCGCACTTAATTTGGTTAATAATTACATAAATGATGAAAAATACGCGCAAGCTGAAGAAGTGTTGAATAAAGTTGAATTTAAAAATAATGAAAACTATTATTTCTTACTTTCTTATATTCAGCTTAAGAATAAGGAATTTGCCAAAGCAGAAGAGAATCTTCAAAAAACAATCGCTTTGAATCCGCAATTTCATGAGGCTTATTATAATTTAGCCGTAGTCAGTCTTTATAATGAAGATTTAACCAAGGCAAGAGAATATATACAAACAGCGATAGAATTAGACGAAAATAATCTTAAATATCTTCGTTTATGGGATAAAATTAAAGAGTAG
- the comGB gene encoding competence type IV pilus assembly protein ComGB: MMKKNNAWSNLEQARFLKCIGELLDRGYSMAEAVQSSCSYMPDRRMEDINACYGSLKGGDTFFENLVRLNFDRQVISFVYFAEKHGGFANAFQDASKMIQNKQDTIKKLRKILSYPVFLLLFTFVLFFFVQSILIPKFNSIFVTMNINKNFFLLFLQFIDHIIPYFCVVLLLLLFSSILYYYLYFRKSNIIVQMNLLARIPFVGKFVKHYFSYLLSIQLSYLLSSGFSIYECLQFFQENKEQRLYSEIGKITIYRLKKGVHLQHAFAPFVFLDRELLQIIRHGQENGKLDQEFYYFGNYCLTQIEENLQQTIKVLQPTLYASVGILIISIYLSVLMPMFQLLDGF; encoded by the coding sequence ATGATGAAAAAAAATAATGCATGGTCTAATTTAGAACAAGCTAGATTTTTAAAGTGTATAGGAGAATTGCTGGATAGGGGATATTCCATGGCAGAGGCAGTTCAATCTTCCTGTTCTTACATGCCTGATCGTCGAATGGAAGATATAAATGCTTGTTACGGTTCATTAAAAGGAGGGGATACATTTTTTGAAAACCTTGTGAGATTAAATTTTGATCGTCAGGTTATTAGCTTTGTTTATTTTGCTGAAAAACATGGAGGATTTGCTAATGCCTTTCAAGATGCCAGTAAAATGATTCAAAATAAGCAAGATACCATCAAAAAATTAAGGAAAATTCTTTCCTATCCTGTCTTTTTATTATTATTTACCTTCGTTTTATTTTTCTTCGTTCAAAGCATACTCATACCGAAATTTAATTCCATTTTTGTAACGATGAATATAAATAAAAATTTCTTTCTCCTTTTTCTCCAGTTTATTGATCATATTATTCCGTATTTCTGTGTAGTCTTACTTCTCTTACTTTTCTCAAGCATTCTCTATTATTATTTGTATTTCCGTAAGTCAAATATCATTGTTCAAATGAATTTATTAGCGCGTATCCCATTTGTAGGTAAATTTGTGAAACACTATTTCTCTTATCTTCTTTCTATCCAGTTAAGTTATTTATTATCCAGCGGATTTTCTATTTATGAATGTTTGCAATTCTTCCAAGAAAATAAGGAGCAAAGACTCTACTCGGAAATAGGTAAAATTACTATTTATCGATTAAAAAAAGGTGTTCATCTTCAACATGCTTTTGCACCGTTTGTTTTTTTGGATAGAGAACTATTACAAATTATTCGCCATGGCCAGGAAAATGGAAAGCTTGATCAAGAATTCTATTATTTTGGAAACTATTGCTTAACGCAAATAGAAGAAAATTTACAACAAACAATAAAAGTCCTTCAACCAACTCTATACGCAAGTGTCGGTATATTAATCATTTCTATTTATTTGTCCGTATTAATGCCAATGTTTCAATTATTAGATGGATTTTAA
- a CDS encoding ROK family glucokinase, with protein MQEKWVAGIDLGGTTVKIAFLSLNGDLIDHWEIPTDNSEEGKNITSDIAKSIDAKLQELGHSKEDVLGAGMGAPGPFDYETGIIFNTVNLGWPDNFPLKARLEADLGLPVTIDNDANCAALGEMWKGAGEGSKDLVCVTLGTGVGGGVIINGDIVQGVKGAAGEIGHLTAIVENGALCNCGKTGCLETIASATGIVRLAKERLAQRHTLSELHSVLDQEGAITAKDVFDAAKRGDELANEIVQFVAFHLGLVLANIANTLNPEKIVIGGGVSKAGDVLLNPVKENFMKFSFKSVAESTVIDVATLGNTAGVIGAAWLAKH; from the coding sequence ATGCAGGAAAAATGGGTAGCTGGAATTGATTTAGGCGGAACAACAGTGAAAATTGCCTTTTTATCATTAAATGGCGATTTAATTGATCATTGGGAAATCCCTACCGATAATTCAGAAGAAGGAAAAAACATTACTTCAGATATAGCAAAATCGATTGATGCTAAATTGCAAGAATTAGGTCATTCAAAGGAAGATGTTTTAGGTGCAGGAATGGGTGCACCAGGACCATTTGATTATGAAACAGGAATCATTTTTAATACGGTCAATTTAGGATGGCCAGATAATTTTCCATTAAAAGCTAGACTAGAAGCAGATTTAGGACTGCCAGTAACCATAGATAATGATGCGAATTGTGCAGCTTTAGGTGAAATGTGGAAGGGAGCTGGAGAAGGATCTAAAGATTTGGTTTGCGTAACACTTGGCACTGGTGTAGGTGGCGGTGTTATTATTAATGGAGATATCGTACAGGGAGTAAAGGGTGCTGCTGGTGAAATAGGACATCTAACTGCTATTGTTGAAAATGGTGCTCTTTGTAACTGCGGGAAAACAGGTTGTTTAGAAACGATTGCCTCTGCAACTGGAATTGTCCGTTTAGCGAAAGAACGATTAGCACAAAGACATACATTAAGTGAGCTTCATTCTGTGTTGGACCAAGAAGGCGCTATTACAGCAAAGGATGTATTTGATGCAGCAAAAAGAGGCGACGAATTAGCAAATGAAATCGTGCAATTTGTTGCATTTCATTTAGGGTTGGTATTAGCAAACATCGCCAATACATTAAATCCTGAGAAAATTGTAATTGGAGGCGGTGTATCAAAAGCTGGTGACGTTCTGTTGAATCCTGTAAAGGAGAATTTCATGAAATTCTCTTTTAAAAGCGTAGCAGAGTCAACAGTCATTGATGTGGCAACGCTTGGGAATACAGCAGGGGTAATTGGTGCTGCGTGGCTTGCAAAACATTAA
- a CDS encoding MTH1187 family thiamine-binding protein — translation MAIVDVTVIPVGTQTPSVSAYVADIQKVLMDYEEKGQIRFQLTPMNTIIEGELPILFEVIQAMHEVPFEKGLVRVCTNIRIDDRRDITRKMEDKVERVLSHLESK, via the coding sequence ATGGCAATTGTAGATGTAACAGTAATACCAGTAGGAACGCAAACGCCAAGTGTAAGTGCATATGTAGCAGATATTCAAAAAGTACTAATGGATTATGAGGAAAAAGGCCAGATTCGTTTTCAATTAACACCAATGAATACAATTATTGAAGGCGAGCTACCGATATTGTTTGAAGTTATTCAAGCAATGCATGAAGTACCATTTGAAAAAGGCCTTGTCCGTGTTTGTACGAATATCCGTATTGATGATAGACGAGACATTACTAGAAAAATGGAAGATAAAGTAGAACGTGTTCTAAGTCATTTGGAAAGCAAATAG
- a CDS encoding YqgU-like beta propeller domain-containing protein has product MFLIGKRNTLGIVLLFTFFTLILSSCSPRQNDSASENEAKDKNVNNNTMLPPISPIEGEFEQVYGWIQKDTICYSAKVEGVYKIYTYNIYTGKHIPLYESDTELSNVMINNNKLLLYSALSDEEGEMHIIDAKGSEILSRKFQSYETDFAWNPHNENELLVTTFTKDWESKVFTLDIQEDVLNDFPVSTPFPQWLTTENVMYLDWDQNNPSLYAPLKIFDLETAEEKELELPNIYFIDQKNEFLFTLSSTGNEEEAVYSFYDIDLNKHGTIQVPRLSKFANWLVPNYAIYQDKLITFVPKENGNAETYQDGFELIEIDMNTGESKKIFTDTELEDQPIQISSDGKYCLFGYYLENMLEIETGEITPLFSSNIHNS; this is encoded by the coding sequence ATGTTTCTAATAGGTAAGAGAAATACACTAGGAATAGTTCTTCTCTTCACTTTTTTCACACTAATTCTGTCTAGCTGTAGCCCTAGACAGAATGATTCAGCCAGTGAAAATGAAGCGAAGGACAAAAATGTTAACAACAACACGATGCTTCCTCCTATAAGCCCGATTGAAGGAGAATTTGAGCAAGTATATGGCTGGATACAGAAAGATACGATTTGTTATTCGGCAAAAGTAGAAGGTGTATATAAAATTTATACATATAATATCTATACAGGGAAACATATCCCTTTGTATGAGTCGGACACAGAATTATCGAATGTGATGATAAACAATAATAAACTTTTACTATATAGTGCTCTTTCTGATGAGGAAGGAGAAATGCATATAATTGATGCAAAAGGTAGCGAGATCCTTTCTAGAAAGTTTCAAAGTTATGAAACAGATTTTGCATGGAATCCACATAATGAAAATGAATTATTAGTTACTACCTTCACTAAGGATTGGGAGAGCAAAGTGTTTACATTAGATATTCAAGAAGACGTATTAAATGATTTCCCTGTCTCTACACCGTTTCCACAATGGTTAACAACAGAGAATGTAATGTATCTTGATTGGGATCAAAATAATCCTTCCTTATATGCACCACTGAAAATATTTGATTTAGAAACAGCAGAAGAAAAGGAATTAGAACTTCCTAATATTTATTTTATCGATCAGAAAAATGAATTTCTCTTTACTCTATCAAGTACAGGGAACGAGGAGGAAGCTGTTTATTCCTTTTATGACATAGATTTAAATAAACATGGGACTATTCAAGTTCCACGACTATCCAAATTTGCTAATTGGCTAGTTCCGAACTATGCGATTTATCAGGATAAATTGATAACTTTTGTTCCGAAAGAAAATGGGAATGCTGAAACCTATCAAGATGGTTTTGAACTTATAGAAATAGATATGAACACAGGTGAAAGTAAAAAAATATTTACCGATACGGAATTAGAGGACCAGCCAATCCAAATTTCAAGCGACGGAAAGTACTGTCTTTTTGGCTATTATTTAGAAAATATGTTGGAGATAGAAACGGGAGAAATCACTCCTTTGTTTTCCTCTAATATTCACAATAGTTGA
- a CDS encoding M14 family metallopeptidase, which yields MEIKLRPGDTLWYYSQLFMVPLNLILDSNPSVNPNKLAVSETIQIPGFESQVHQIKHGETLWKIAGVRNISVDSLLLLNQQLNPNNLKVGDEVLIPNRIIKRFVDGKKKYDYSSLQEDINRLKKVFPFITVHTIGNSVLGQNIEEIKIGKGTKNVHINASFHANEWITTPIIMTFLNDFLLSLTNATTFRNVRTMPLYQSVDLSIVPMVNPDGVNLVLNGPPEGQKEKIISINEGSIDFTGWKANIRGVDLNNQFPANWEIEKERKEPKGPAPRDYPGDTPLSEPEAQVMAELAKKEQFDRLLALHTQGKEFYWGYEGLEPAESRTLANEFSRVSGYKAIQNVDSHAGYKDWFIQEFRKPGFTIELGKGINPLPLSQFAEIYHDTTGIFLASLYM from the coding sequence ATGGAGATAAAATTGAGACCAGGGGATACACTTTGGTACTATAGTCAGCTTTTTATGGTTCCCTTAAATCTTATTTTAGACAGTAATCCTAGCGTAAATCCAAATAAATTAGCAGTATCTGAAACAATCCAAATTCCTGGATTTGAATCACAAGTTCATCAAATAAAGCATGGAGAAACCTTGTGGAAAATTGCGGGTGTAAGAAATATTTCGGTTGATAGTCTTTTATTATTAAATCAACAACTGAATCCCAATAATCTTAAAGTAGGGGACGAAGTTTTAATTCCTAATCGCATCATTAAAAGGTTTGTAGATGGGAAGAAAAAATATGATTATTCTTCTTTGCAGGAAGATATCAATCGTTTAAAAAAAGTTTTCCCTTTCATTACAGTGCATACAATTGGTAATAGTGTATTAGGACAAAACATAGAGGAAATTAAAATTGGAAAAGGAACGAAAAACGTTCATATAAATGCATCCTTCCATGCGAATGAATGGATCACTACACCGATTATAATGACGTTTTTAAATGATTTCTTATTATCTTTAACTAATGCAACAACTTTCCGCAATGTTCGAACAATGCCCTTGTATCAGTCTGTGGATCTATCGATTGTACCAATGGTTAACCCAGATGGAGTAAATTTGGTTTTAAATGGACCTCCCGAGGGACAAAAGGAAAAAATTATCTCGATAAATGAAGGGAGTATCGATTTTACTGGCTGGAAAGCAAATATCCGTGGCGTCGATTTGAATAATCAGTTTCCTGCAAATTGGGAAATTGAAAAGGAAAGGAAAGAACCAAAAGGGCCAGCACCGAGAGATTATCCAGGAGATACTCCATTGTCCGAACCAGAGGCTCAAGTGATGGCAGAACTTGCAAAAAAGGAGCAATTTGACCGATTATTAGCTTTACATACACAAGGGAAAGAATTTTATTGGGGCTACGAAGGACTGGAACCAGCAGAATCAAGGACATTAGCTAATGAATTTTCAAGAGTGAGTGGATATAAGGCTATTCAAAATGTTGATAGTCATGCAGGGTATAAAGATTGGTTTATACAAGAATTCAGAAAACCGGGTTTTACAATCGAGTTAGGAAAAGGGATAAACCCACTTCCTCTTTCTCAATTTGCCGAAATCTACCATGATACAACGGGAATTTTCTTAGCTTCCTTATATATGTAG